One part of the Vicia villosa cultivar HV-30 ecotype Madison, WI linkage group LG6, Vvil1.0, whole genome shotgun sequence genome encodes these proteins:
- the LOC131612886 gene encoding uncharacterized protein LOC131612886 translates to MDEYWKTSGQIPAFGNWDYANEWPITQYFENARQAGLVPYSSSSGNSDPYAREEHDLYIVEFKKQVPKEMRNRETRMRKQRKVYDVTDYPRKHPTNKKKVNDVVCSAHQLPSTQFPKAVDEDLYKISPELLRKTKKKKLLGFIFKCLLPTACLT, encoded by the exons ATGGAT GAATATTGGAAGACAAGTGGACAAATACCAGCTTTTGGTAACTGGGATTATGCGAATGAGTGGCCAATAACTCAATATTTCGAAAATGCAAGACAAGCTGGTTTGGTTCCTTACAGTTCTTCCTCCGGTAACAGTGATCCATACGCGCGTGAGGAACACGATCTTTACATTGTGGAGTTTAAGAAACAAGTTCCAAAG GAGATGAGGAACCGAGAAACAAGAATGAGAAAACAGAGGAAAGTGTACGATGTAACGGATTATCCAAGGAAACATCCTACGAACAAGAAGAAGGTAAACGACGTCGTTTGCAGTGCTCATCAGTTACCTTCAACACAATTTCCAAAAGCAGTGGATGAAGATCTCTATAAGATTTCTCCTGAACTTCTTCGCAAAACCAAGAAG AAAAAATTGTTGGGTTTCATTTTCAAGTGTCTGCTGCCTACTGCTTGTCTTACATGA
- the LOC131612887 gene encoding uncharacterized protein LOC131612887, with protein MDEYWKRSGQIPAFGNWDFQNELPITRYFETARQAGLIHHPSSYGEADPYVRCEHDLYAVDFKKATRIRDRRYTNSKVKETRLRKHGKVCDVTEYPNKPLNKKKVNDVVHSARPLPSKPVDEDLYKISPQLLRTTKRKKMLGFISNCLLPTACFS; from the exons ATGGAC GAATATTGGAAGAGAAGTGGCCAAATACCAGCTTTTGGTAACTGGGATTTCCAGAACGAGTTGCCAATAACTCGGTATTTTGAAACTGCAAGACAAGCTGGTTTGATTCATCATCCTTCTTCATATGGTGAAGCTGATCCATACGTGCGTTGTGAACACGATCTTTACGCTGTTGATTTCAAGAAg GCAACGAGAATAAGAGACAGAAGGTATACGAATAGTAAGGTAAAAGAAACAAGACTGAGAAAACATGGGAAAGTGTGCGATGTAACGGAGTATCCAAATAAACCACTGAACAAGAAGAAGGTAAACGACGTCGTTCACAGTGCTCGTCCGTTACCTTCAAAACCAGTTGATGAAGATCTCTACAAGATTTCTCCTCAACTTCTTCGCACAACCAAGCGG AAGAAAATGTTGGGTTTCATTTCCAACTGCCTGCTGCCTACTGCTTGCTTTTCATGA